GATAAGGTTACAACTTGCAATTAATAAGAAACTGGTACCATATTAATGAAGTATTAATCTGATAATCATATCCCCTCCACCTCTTCAAATTCTTAGTCAATGTTATTAAATGTAACCAACTAATTGAGTACACACATCTTTAATTCACCCAAATCTATCAATTTGTCCACAATTTAGAATTCATAGCTTTTTAAGTTCCCACACGAGCATTCTCAAAATGCATTAAACTGGTATATACTTCGAATAGTCGCAGAGCCAGAAAATTTTAGCAAGAAAATTCAGAAAACACTAAATTATTATACTTATAACATGTCAAGACGattcaacaatatatatatatatagagtaaCATCTCAATCCCAAACATGAACTTTTCATCATTAATTCTACTACTTATATCATAATAATGTAGAACTTAGCTAACATAATATATTGTTCCACATGACAAAACAAATACAACCAAACaacacatattataagtaatataaatataataacttacttagctattattatttttttgcttcaaCAATAAGCAAGACATTTCTTCTTGCAATCCATAGTACATCCACCAGATCCACCACCAAAACCATAACCTTTTCCAGCACTTGAATATGCTTTATAACATTTTGCTGGACATATTAATTTCATACCCAAACATGGGCCGTTTTCTTTACACACAACACTGGAACTTACAGCTCCACTTTTTCCATATCCACCTTTTGGGCTTCCAAATCCACCACCAAATACTCCACCACCAAGCCCAGGAATATTAAACCCTCCACCAGGCCCAAAAATCCCACCAAAAGCCCCATCACCATTGTTTTTTCCATTATTATTTCTGACTTCGCCACTGCCTGTTTCacctttctttgttttttcaacCCCGTGTTTTTTCGGGTGGATGTGTCTTGTAGCAATGGTAGAAGTGAATGTTATGATGACCAAAAGAGCTAAGAGAGTGAGGGTAGTAATGgagattttcttcattttttggttttttaggTGAAAGAGAGAGGAGAAGAGTGAGTAAAATTTATGGGAAAAGAGAGTTATAAGTAGATGGTAGTTGTCACACTTTTATGAAGACTTTATATAATTAGAATAGGGTGGGTGCAATTTATTACACTATAGTATACATGATTATATTAGATATATCTagatattttcctttttaattagtgATATTAATGCGTCAACATGTACAGTGATAGAGACAAATTTACATAAGAATCATTCAACATCTACATATTCAACAAAGCGGTTCAAACAAATCCTTTTTTGTTTTACCCCTAAACATGTGTACATATTTATATAAGTGTAAAGGACTTATCATTGAGAATGTGTGACAAGATAGTTAAGAATGAAGATATACTTTGACtaatgattttgaattttgaaaataattcacGTTTAATAAAATGTGTTAATTACCGCGTATGAGTTTACTCaacttgaattcaaattaatcgaatagtttcaaatattagaTAGTTAAACTCGAAAAAACATAAATGGACATAGTAGCGTGGACTATAATTCTATCAATTAGGCATGTAGGGATGGTAGATAGGTGCTGCCTTAATGAGCCCTAGGAAGCAGAGAATTAATTTTACATTAATAGATACAAATTAATAAAGGTGATGATACAAGTTAGGTGGTACAAATCAAATAGAGAAATCGTACCAAACTGAAAAGTCAAATAAAtcgacaaaataaataaattttttttctatacttgaaaaaataaagtttgaaatagTATTTGTGTAACCAAAAAATCGATATAattaatttggtttgattttaatataaatcgAACTAAACCACTTCATGTACACCCATAAGTACAGTGGATTAATTCTCTatatatcataagtcataaTTAGAGCCATCAAAATGGGCTTAGCCCATGGGGTCGGCCCAACCCAACTCGTTATATGGGTTAGGTTGAGATAAAAATTTTCAAGCCCATTTAAAACTAGGGCTTATAAGCCCGCTCCATATAAGCCCCTGGCCCTTGAGGCTTGATTGAGGCCTGGCCGGGATCGGCCCATGGGCCAAAACTTTTTAATTAAGGGTAACTTACCATAATCTCActagtatataatctaattacttTAATACAcgttgtaatattatgaatcttaccagattttggtacgtccagatatatgtatctcggaatatatgaactcaaaattaggttaatctgttctagatacactctatccaagtagattcacatgtatctaggatgCATAGACAAATTTCGCGCCCTCGCCTCCCTCCAATCTTACTTGTCACTCTTGTATCTCGCTTGTGTATCTGGTATGCGAGATACATGCTAACTACAGTAGActttttgctagtgttattaAAACAACACCATCGtttgtcatatttgatttgaaaatcttctcattttcttgatattatagaattataagtttgaaaagaaaaaaaaaagaagggctaGCCTACCCCAGCCCTCGGCCCTTCTAGGGGTGGGTTGGGTTGAAACATTTTCAGGCTCTTCTGAATGAAGGGCCAGCCTGCCCTAGCCCTTCAAATTCCTTGGTCCGCGAGGCTTGAACGGGGTGGGCTGGGCCCGGCCCTTTTGATAGCTCTAGTCATAACTTTCATGTCAACTATTCTTTACAATTTTGTCCCCCGATCTATTATTATTCAGATAgataaaagaaaagttgaaaacgCGTTAGACACCAGTGGTTTAGTTTGAAACTCGTATGAATTTATTGTGGCTAAAAAAGCCAGCTCACATGAAATTGTCCTTTGAACCCCATTTGAacatagattttgatgttaacatttgaaaatttaagtttttgaagttgtgtTTAGACATCTATTTAACTGTTAAAAACATTACATTGCGAGTGGGAGTCCCAAAAACTGCTCTGaatgaaaacttaaaaatatttaaaaatttaaatttcaaaatttaatcaaatagaaattttaagataatttttaaaCTATGATCTAAAATATGTAGTTAAACGCTTGGTACATTTAATAGTATCCGTACATGTCAATAGAATGGTTGTTTATTGCCATGTGCGTTTGTAAAAATTGATGGTTGAGATTCATTTGAGAGGTAAAcaattttaaccaaaataaagaaaaggaaattaaaaactagaaaagttattttcctcattttgaatgtatttgtaatatttttttaaaaaaatttgatcaaccgaaaatgaaaaaaattaaggcaAACACagacattaaaagaaaattggaCCCATCCTATTGAATCTCACTCGCTTTTGCAGGCCACTCCTATTTTCCCTATGTCTACTTAGGTGATATGATATATCCAAATTCAATTAATGCATTcttttaatgaattaaatttccACATGCTGATGctagacatttttttttcaattttggctCCCAGCATAGTGCAATAAATCAGTACCCTGTACTTGTCAGCGCCATAAATCCCGATTTAGTCGGACTCCAATGAGGGTACCAGACACCAGGtacgaaattaaaaaaataaaaaatcagtaCCCACAGTTGCAGTATAATGCCTAGTACTATCATTTATTCATATTTGCAACATAGATGGTCCTATGCACACCATATCACATTTTAGGCTGAAAATTTTGAGTAACATACAGTAGATTAAAGGCTAGAGGAGTTCCAGCTAGCATCTACAGCCCCGATGATCGTTTCGTGCAGTTTGGCTCCAGCGCAAGCAATTATACCGCGATCAAGTCCTTCCAAGTATTCGCCTTTTGAGAAGTCTAGTGGTTGCCCTCCTGCATCGGTCACCACTCCACCGGCTTCTTCAATGATAAGAACACCAGCTGCATGATCCCATATTTTCTCCTTGTAACCAGCCCTTGCAAATTTCATGTATATCTCAGCATCTCCTCGAGCTATGGCTGCATACTTTACCATGCTATATACACGTAATGGCTGGTTCCTGCAGTAGATATGTTGTCAGCCGAGCTTAAAAAGAATCTGATTGCATCAATATTTTACTAGAGATTGCAGAGTAATTTTCAGTATTTGTAGCTGTCAAGCATAACCGGAAATAGATTCTAAATGCTAAGACAACTAGTAAGCCATCGTAAATATAGCATCTTGAAAGTTACACACGTTATAGGAAGATCAGTTTTGGAATACGAGAGGGAATTGTGAGAGATATTTACCGAAGACCAACACTATGAGCCAGTCCTGCTGTGAATGAATGGCTTGAATTTGCCTTCTCAACTGGTTCACAAAAGGTAGCTAGTGCTGGGTTATCGATGGAGGATACTCTAATTTCCCTTGCAGAGTTCGGCCACACAAATTTATTTTCTCCGCGCAGTAATGGTTGCATCCAAGCCTTGCCACCACCTTTCCTTGCATAAAGTACAGAACCTCTATCCGAAGATTCAGATGTAGAGGAGGTCAACCTAGATAAGATTCTCCTATAACCATTTTGATAACTAAGCCATTCCTTCTTCATAGGATAATTTGGACACCCGAGAACCCCAAGCACAGGTTCTCCGTCTTTGATCAATGCCAAAGCAATAGCGTATTGATCTCCACGTACAAAACCCAACGTGCCATCAACAGGATCCAGTACCCAAAACTTGCTACCTCTGGCACCTGCCAAGCTGCAACGACTTATGGCCTCAAGAACAGCTTTAGCATCCAGATCAGTATCAGGACCTTTCAGTCCAAAACGAGGTGCATCGGCTAGACACTCATTCACAGTTCTTACTACTGCTTCTAACAGGCCCGTTGCGCTAGCCTTGGAAAGAGCTTCCACATCTTCCTCAGCAACAATAGAGACGTTACTGCCATAAGCCTCGGACAGTACCCAGCTTACAATTGCTTGGACGCTCCAATCTAACAAGATCAAGATTAGCTGATCTTAGCATTTTAAGAAGATACAGCAGTTTTTATGAAGAAAATGGCTGATGCACCATCATCTTGGAAATGCACTCTTGAAGTATTTCAAAATGTTATGACAAACCAGAGCATGACATCAAAAAGTGAAGCCTGATCCTTTCACGTTTGAAGATCAAGTCCAACTTAATACATTGGACCCCAATTGCACATAATGTTACATGGATCCATATTTATTTTCACAtcaatttttattgtaatttaatttgaaaactcTGCACGAAGCACCTATACCCATGTCACACCCAACTTTGTGACATAAAGTAGACGTACCCATAAATGATTCCATGTAACTAGATAGCAGCAGGAAAGAGACAGATACAATTTTAGAGACAGAGCAATTGTAGCTCAGACATAAAATCTTCTCCGAACTCAGTCTGGGAGATCTTATGGTTATGATTCTAGAATTCACTTATTAAGATAGTGCAACCTTGTTTTGTCAAATGCTCTTCTGTTGTCAGTATTCTGACATTGATGACATAATCTTCAGTCTATCATCACCAGCAAAGT
The Solanum stenotomum isolate F172 chromosome 12, ASM1918654v1, whole genome shotgun sequence DNA segment above includes these coding regions:
- the LOC125848103 gene encoding uncharacterized protein LOC125848103, producing the protein MKKISITTLTLLALLVIITFTSTIATRHIHPKKHGVEKTKKGETGSGEVRNNNGKNNGDGAFGGIFGPGGGFNIPGLGGGVFGGGFGSPKGGYGKSGAVSSSVVCKENGPCLGMKLICPAKCYKAYSSAGKGYGFGGGSGGCTMDCKKKCLAYC
- the LOC125848770 gene encoding PAP-specific phosphatase HAL2-like; its protein translation is MSSCTSSFSTKVPHTFRKNDIFPKKQILGTLSWTKKDSYLGFTAQTSSQTDFVSAMDEDCKLEVNSAYISDGYSKEVEIAVRAVHMACLLCQRVQENLLSESSEHVHSKEDDSPVTIADWSVQAIVSWVLSEAYGSNVSIVAEEDVEALSKASATGLLEAVVRTVNECLADAPRFGLKGPDTDLDAKAVLEAISRCSLAGARGSKFWVLDPVDGTLGFVRGDQYAIALALIKDGEPVLGVLGCPNYPMKKEWLSYQNGYRRILSRLTSSTSESSDRGSVLYARKGGGKAWMQPLLRGENKFVWPNSAREIRVSSIDNPALATFCEPVEKANSSHSFTAGLAHSVGLRNQPLRVYSMVKYAAIARGDAEIYMKFARAGYKEKIWDHAAGVLIIEEAGGVVTDAGGQPLDFSKGEYLEGLDRGIIACAGAKLHETIIGAVDASWNSSSL